Sequence from the Acidobacteriota bacterium genome:
GACGGCAGACACACGGACCTTGCAGGTTCCGCCTGTTTGCGATATTTATTTTGAGTGGTCAAAAAGAAAAGTTCTCGATATGGAACTCGGTGGTTGTTCCTGTTGGGACGCTTCTGCCCCGTTGCCCTCTGTCTCATGCCTGGCGGCCATGCCGCTGTGGCGCAGCCCCGACTGGCTGGCGACGCGTGTCCGGTCCAGGGACGCGTGGTCGATTCGACCGGCCTCCCGGTCCCGGGAACGACAGTGCTGGCCACTCCTGGCGGGATGACCGTTGCTGACGAAGGAGGGCGGTTCTGCCTGACGGGGCTGCCACCGGGCGGTCACGTGGTGGTCACCGTGTCGCTCGCGGGGTTCAGGTCCGACACGCGAACCGTGGACCTGCCCGCGTCAGGCGTGCTGCCGCCGCTCGACGTCGTGCTGGAACCCGCGGGCTTCCGCGACGACGTGGTGGTGACGTCCACGCGGACGAGTCGTCGCCTTCAGGACACGCCGGTGCGCACGGAAGTGGTCGACACGGCGCTGATGCGCGCGATTGGTGCACGCACGCTTGCCGATGCCGTCGAGTACACGACCGGTGTGCGTGTGGAGTCCAACTGCCAGAACTGCAACTTCTCGCAAATCCGTCTGCTCGGTCTCGAAGGGCCGTACACGCAGATCCTGATGGACGGTCAGCCCGTGGTGTCGTCGCTCGCGCAGGTCTACGGGATCGAGCACATCCCGCAGCGCCTGATCGATCGCATCGAGATCGTGAAGGGCGGCGGCTCGGCGCTCTACGGATCCGGCGCAGTGGGCGGCGTGGTCAACGTAATCACCCGCGAGCCGTCGCGCCGGGGCGGCCTCTTCGAGTCGCGCGTCGACGTGTCGCGCGGCCTGCCGAACTACTCCAACAGCGGTTCGTTCGACTGGGTGGCCGGCGACCAGCGGTCCAACGGCATGGTGTTCTTCCAGGTGGACGATGTGAAGCCGCTCGACGTCTCCGGCGACGGCTACACCGAGGTGTCGCGGCGCGCGTTGCGTACCGGCGGCGGCCGCGCGAGCCACTACATGCTGAACGGCCGCGGCAAGTTGAGCGGTGAGGTCACCGTGCTGAGCGAGGATCGCCGCGGTGGTGACCTGCTGCGCCTGCCGCCGGACCAGGCCACCATCGCGGAGTGGGTCGACACGCGTCGGATCGGCGTGAGCACGACGTGGTTCCACAGCATCAATCCGTCAATCGACTATCGCGTCACGCTCGCGGTCGCCGACACGCATCGCGACAGCTACTACGGCACGGGCCGCGATCCCGATGCGTACGGCGTGACCGACAACGTGCTGGTCGTTGGCGACTCGCAGGTGAACCAGTACATCGGGCGGCACACGCTCACGTGGGGAGGCCAGGCCACATGGGAGGATCTGCGCGACGTCCAGCCTGCCTACGATCGGCTCACCGACGCGATCTATCGCAATGTGGGCGTGTACGCGCAGGATGCCTGGGCGTTCGCTTCAGGTTGGGAACTCGTGTACGGCGTGCGCGCCGACAGGCACTCCGCAGTGGATCGCATCATCGCGTCGCCGCGGATGGCGTTGAAGATCTCGCCGTCGGACGTGTTGAACATCCGCGCGTCGGTCGCGCGTGGCTTCCGCGCGCCGCAGGCGTTCGACGAGGATCTGCACCTCAGCTCGGTCGGCGGTGAAGTCCGCTTCATTCGCCTCGATTCGAATCTGCGCGAAGAGCGGTCGACCAACTACATGCTGGGCGCCGAGTGGCGGCCCCAGGCCGGCCGCGGGCAGGCGCTCTTCGAGCTCAATGGCTTCTATACGGGCATGAGCGACATGTTCTTCAACCGCGAAGACGACGATCCGCGCACCAACGCGTTCGAGTTCCTCAAGGTGAACAAGGGCGACGCGCGCGTCCATGGCATGGAGGTCAATGCCGGATGGGGGATCGGTGACGAGCTCGTGCTGCAGGGTGGGCTCGTGTTCCAGCGCGCACGTCACGACCAACCAGAGCCCAACTTCGGCAGCCTCGACTTCGTCAGGACGCCGCGCCGCTACGGCAACCTGACGATGACGTGGACCAACCACAGGCTGGGCACGCTCTTCGCGGGGCTGCGCTATACAGGTCCGATGACGGTGCCGCACTACGCCGGCTTCATCGCGGAGGATACGTTGACGAACACTCCGAGCTTCGTCACGTTCGACGCGAGCGTCGCGTACCCGGTGTTCGCGTCCGGCGGGAGAAAGCTGACGCTTACGTTCGCCGGACGCAACCTGACCAACGCCTATCAGCGCGACGTCGATCAGGGTCCGCTGCGCGACAGCGACTACGTGTACGGTCCGCGCTTCCCGCGTGCGGTGAGCGTGGGCCTGAGGGTGGAGTTCTGAGAGGGCCGGCAACCGGCAACGGGCAACCGGCAACCGGTAGGGCGCAGGGCGGGTCTCGCGGCATTCTCGTGTGCGTGCTTTTGTGGCTGACCATGCCGGCGCGTGTGGTGGCACAGGAGGATCCGCAGGTGCACCTGGCGCGGCTGACGCAGGCGTTCGCGCGCCTCGACGTCGTCGACATGGATGGCCGGCGATGGACGGCGGCCGACCTCCGCGGGCGCGTCGTGGTGGTGGACTTCTGGGCCACGTGGTGCGCGCCGTGCTGGACGGAGATCCCGTGGCTGCGACGCATCCACGAGCGGTACGGCGATGGCCGCGTGCGGGTGATCGGCGTCAGCCTCGACACGACGGAGCGCCGGACGCTCGTGGCCTGGATGAACCAGCGACGCGTGGACTGGCCGCAGATGTGGGACGCGCGCGGCTATGACGGTGACCTCGCGCGCCGGTTCGGCGTCGACACGCTCCCGCGCTCCCTCCTCATCGCGCCAGACGGCCGCGTCGTCGCCACCGACCTCCGCAGCGACAGGCTGCTGACGGCTGTCGAGACGCTGCTCGAGAAGTGACGTGCGTCTCCTGACGTCCTACTCTGGTATGACCATCGCGAAACGGGCAGGCAGGACGGTCAAGGTCAGTGTGTCTCTCGACGTGGACGACCTCGTCTTGCTGCGCCGGCACGCGCGTGAGTCGCATGGGGGCAACCTCTCGGCACGCATGCCAGCGCGATCCGATGCCGTCGGCGTCAGTCCACGCGGAGCATCGTCTTGATGGCGCGGCGTTGGTCCATGGCCTTGTAGCCGTCGGCCACCTCGGCGAGGGGCAGCACCAGGTCGAACACCTTGCCCGGCTGGATCGCGCCAGCGAGCACGCGATCCATCAGGTCGGGGAGGAAGCGGCGCACCGGCGCAGGGCCTCCCAGCATGCGCTGCTGCTTGAAGAACAGTTGCTGGCCGTCGAGGTTCACGCCGTGCGGTACGCCGACGTAGCCGATCGTTCCGCCGGGGCGGCACACGCCCATGGCCTGCTCCATCGACTCGGCCATGCCCACGCATTCGAGCACCGATTCGGCGCCGACGCCGTCAGTCAGTTCCAGGATCCGGGCGACGCCTTCATCGCCGCGCTCGGCCACGATGTCGGTGGCACCGAACTCGCGCGCCAGTCGCTGGCGCGGGGCGTGACGGCTCATCGCGATGACGCGCTCGGCCCCCATCTGGCTGGCGGCGAGCACGCCCATCAGCCCCACCGCGCCGTCACCGACGACCACGACGGTTCCACCCTCGCGCACCTGGGCCGCATCCGCGGCGTACCAGCCTGTGCCGAGCACGTCGGACACCGCCAGCATGTGCGGAATCATGTCGGCATCTGGCATGTCGGCTGTGGCGACGAGCGTACCGTCGGCCAGCGGCACGCGTGCGAACGGGGCCTGCGCGCCTGTCATGAACTCACGCTGTACGCACGACGACTGGAAACCGAAATTGCAGTGTGGGCAGGTGTTGTCGGACAGGCAGAACGAGCCGACCACGAACTGGCCCGGCTTCACCGTCTTCACCTCCGACCCGACCTCGACCACCACGCCGCAGTACTCGTGACCCATGTGCGCCGGGCCGTCCTGCGCAGACAAGCCACGATACGGCCACAGGTCGGAACCGCAGATGCAGGTGGCGGACAACGTGATGATGGCGTCAGTCGGCTTCTCGATCCTCGGATCGGGGACCTGCTCGTAGCGGACGTCGCCGGGCGCGTGCATGACGGTTGCGTACATGGGGGCGCTACTCCTGTGTGGGGGATTGGTGACGCCCATGGCGGTCATCAGCGCGATGCGCACCTGGCGCCCGGCCAGTGCCGCCAGCACGTTGCGCACGATTCCTCGACGACGTAGCAGCCGATGCTCCCGCTGGCGCCCACGCACACACGGTCAGTTTCGTTGGACTCATGTCAGGCTCCTTTGCCGCGCCACGGCCGCGGCATGTTCAGCGTGGTGCGGCATCCAGCACCTTCGCCAGCGCCTCGCGCGCACGCCGGCCGTTATCGGCGCCGCCACGCTCGTCGAGCACCCGCACGGCCTGCTGCATCTGCGTGACCGTCAAGCCTACGTTCAAGCTGATGCGCAGATGCGATTGCAGTTGCGATTCCGCACCGGGCAGGGCCGACAGGAAGCCCACGGTGGCCAACTCGCGGTTCTGCCAATCGAGGTTGTCGCGCGCGAAGATATCGCCGAACAAGTGGGACTTGAGGTACTCGTCGATGGCGGGGGCGAACTCGAAGACCGGCCCTGTGACCGGCCCACCGACCAGCCTGGTCTGGTTGGCCGTGCCGGCGGCCAGCAGTGCGTCTCCCTTGGGGATGGCAGTGCTGGGCCCACGCCCCGGTGCATCCGCGACGCCGCGCTGCGCGCGTGCATCGAGGACCTGCATCAGCGCCGTGAGCGCGTTGAGGCTGCGCGGGAACCCGGCATAGGCGTAGAGCTGTATCAGGATCTCCCTGCAGTCGCTGACGCTCAGGCCGGCATCGAGTCCCTGGTGCAATGCCGTGTTCAGCCGGTCGATGTCGCCTGCCGCCGCGAACGCCGCGATGGGCAGGATCGCCTGCTGGCGCGCGGCGAGGGTGTCGGTAGCCGGGGACGGGCGTTGTGTCGTCATGGTTCGTGACTCCTGTGCCGGAGACGTGCCTGCCAGGGCACTGCCGGAGGTCACCAGGACGCCCGACGCCAGTGCGAATGCGACGAGGCGGCGTTCAGTGGTGTGCATTGCTCACCCCAGGTCCGCCAGCGCGTCGCAGGGTGTGGCCAGGTCCTTCAACGCGGTACGACGGTTCACGGTGCGAGTCTCCGTATCTCGGGCCCTCGCAGGCCTCGACCAGACGCGAGCGTAGCGTGCTCCCGTCCTGAAGGGAAGACACAAGAACGGCAAGGGGCTGTGAATGAAATGCACCAATGGCCCGCGACCGATTGAGCGACGCGAGTATCACTCGCCCGCGCACGTGCGTCAGCGTGTGCGGGTCAGGTCTGCGGTCTGGTGACGAGCGACACCCTGTTCAGCTCTCGCGCGGCGGTACATCGGCCGGCGCGCTGGCTGGTCGCGAGACGTCCGCGATACCCGAGGACCGAGATTCGTGCGGCGGGTGTGCTCAATGGCGCCGCCACTATCATGGCGACAGGGTCACTCGCGAACCGGCATCAGACCCGCAGCGTCCTGATGAGCGCCGTGAGTGCCGGCGACTGTTGTCGGCGGCTCGTGTGATACAGGTAGTAGCCTGCGAACGGCTGGCACCAGTCTTCGAGTACCCGGATGAGGGCCCCGCTCGCGAGGTGTGCTGCAACTTGGTCCTCGAGCGTGAACGCGAGTCCGACGCCGTCGAGGGCGGCGACCGTCATCACGTCGACGTCGTCGACAGCCAGCGGACCACTGACAGCTACTGACAACGACTTCCGGCCGCGGTCGAACTCCCAGTGATACAGGCCAGCGCTGCCATGCCGAAAGTTGAGGCAACGGTGGGCCGTCAGGTCGCGAGGCGTCCTGGGCCTCGGGTAGGACGTGAAGTAAGAGGGTGAGCCCACGATGGCGGCCCGCTGCTCCCGTGAGATGCGGATCGCGACCATGTCGCGGGCGACGAACTCGCCGAGATGGATACCGGCGTCGAATCCGCCGCCGACAATGTCTATCCGGCCTTCCTCGGTCGTGGTCAGGTCAATGACGATGTCCGGGTACTCGCGCGCGAACTGCGCGAGCTTCGGCGCGACGATCATCCGAGCCGCGAGCCGTGACGCGACGAGCCGCACACGGCCAGCCGGCTCTGCGCGAAGCCCCGAGATGTCCGCCCAGGCGCTCCGCACATCGGACAGCGCCGGGCCGATGCGCGCGATGAACTGCTCGCCGGCGGGGGTGGGGGCGACGCTGCGTGTCGTGCGGTCGAGCAATCGCACACCGATCCGCTCTTCGAGCCCGCGGATGGCGTGACTGAGTGCCGACGGCGAGACGCCCAACCGTCGAGCGGCCCGCGTAAAGCTGCGCTCTTCGGAGACGGTCACCAACGCGGCCAGAACGCTCAGTTCGTCGCGAACCATTGTTGAATATTACTCACAAGAGCATACCACATTGTCCGACTACCGATCGCGAATTGACCGGCGTACGCTTGCAGTGTGTAACGTGCCGCTGATTGGACGACACGCGGCGGGGGACAAGGTGCCGACGCTTCGGCACTGGCCGTGTTGACGGACGTTGCGCCCGGGGAGTGACGAACATGCAGAACCGCACACTGGGAAACGACCTTGACGTCTCGGCCCTCGGCTTCGGCTGCATGGGCATCAGCCAGAGCTATGGCGCGCCACTGTCCACCCAGGAGGGCGTTGCCCTGATCCGTGCGGCGGTGGACCGCGGGGTGACGTTCTTTGACACCGCCGAGGTATACGGGCCGTTCATCAACGAGGAGGTGGTGGGCGAGGCACTCGCGCCGGTCCGCGACCGGGTCGTGATCGCCACCAAGTTCGGCTTCGATGTCGACTTCGCCACGCGCGAGAACCGCGGCGTGTGCAGCCGGCCCGAGCGCATCCGCCAGGCCGTCGATGGCTCACTGAAGCGCCTTGGTATCGAGACGATCGACTTGCTGTACCAGCACCGGGTCGATCCGGACGTGCCGATCGAGGAGGTGGCCGGCACCGTCAGGACGCTGATCGCCGCCGGCAAGGTCCGGCACTTCGGCATGTCCGAGCCTGGCGTCGCGACGCTGCGCCGTGCCCACACGGTGCAACCGGTTACCACGCTGCAGAACGAGTACAGCCTGTGGACGCGAGGCCCGGAGACCAACGGCATCCTCGAGGCATGCGACGAACTCGGCATCGGCCTCGTACCCTACAGCCCGCTCGGCAAGGGTTTCCTCACCGGAGCGATGAACAAGGACACCCGCTTCGGCGAAGGCGATTTCCGCAACTCGGTGCCGCGCTTCGCGCCCGCGGCGATGGAGGCCAACCAGGCGCTGGTGGATCTGCTGCGCCGCGTTGGCGACGCCAGGGGCGCGACGCCCGCCCAGATCGCGCTCGCCTGGCTGCTGGCACAGCGGCCCTACATCGTGCCGATCCCGGGCACGACCAGGCTGCACCGGCTCGAAGAGAACATCGGTGCGGCGGCCGTCGAGTTGACCGACGCCGACCTGCGCGACATCGACGCCACCGCGGCGTGCATCCACATCGAGGGCGATCGCTACGCGGCGGCGCAACTGGCGATGGTCGGGCGTGACGCGGCGCCGGCACGCAGCTGAAGCAGAACAGGGAGCACCACGGTCCCGGGGTTTCTGAGCGAGTCGATCCCCGGCATGACGGACGCGGACACAGGCAGAGAAGGCTGAGGGTGGCAAACTCGTCCTCGTCTTGCAGGATTAATCAAGAAGGCGGAGTGCACATCATGAAGATCGCTGTTGTGGGAGCCACGGGAACTTCGCGGTGGCGATCGTCGATGAGTTGGAACAGCCTGCGCGTGGCGGCACGCGCTTCACCGTGGCGAACTGATCTGCACCTCCCGCGTGGTTCGTGCGTGCAGAGTCGACCCAAGAAGGGAATCACCCAATGAACATCGATCCATCCGGCAAGGTGGCCCGAGGGCAGGCACTTCTCACGCTTGCCCTGTGCGCGACCGCGCTGCAGGCCACTATCGTCCGGACCGTCGAGGCACAGACCAATACCTCCGCCGGCGCGCAGCAGATCACGCGCGCGGGCGATCAGGCGTCGGTTGCCGGCCCGGCCGAGTTCTTCACGGGTCGCGTGCGGGTCGATCCGGTCTGGCCTGCCAACGACACCATCAACGCCTCCGGCGGCCTGGTCACCTTCGAGCCCGGTGCACGGTCCGCATGGCACACGCATCCGGCGGGGCAGCGGCTGATGGTCACCTCCGGTGTGGGGCTCACCCAGGAATGGGGCAAGGCCGTGCAGGTCCTCCGTCCCGGCGATGTGGTGTGGTGCCCGCCCGGTGTCAAGCACTGGCACGGCGCGGCGCCGGACACCGCGATGACGCATCTGGCCGTCACCGGTACGGTGGATGGCAAGAACGTCAACTGGATGGAGAAGGTGACCGATGAGCAGTACCAGTCACGCTGAGGCTCCGCAATGGTCGTTGGTTGCCCACGACGGTCGTTGCCTCTACCTGCCGGACGCACCAGAGCGATCCGCTCGCCACCACGTCTGGGCTGCACCCCGGTGAAAGCCGGGGTATCGGCGACCACTGACGGCCAACGCCATGTGTGCCCACAACGTGGCAGAGGTTCAGGCCCTCGTCGACAGACTCCCGCTGTTTCCCTTCTTCGATAGGGTCGAGTACTTCCCGCTGAACGAGATCATCGACGGTGCACCTGCGCCCGTTTCATCTCACGACACAGGAGCACGTCATGCAAGTTCAGCGACGCCAAGAGCGAGGCCACGCAGCAGGCGCTCGCGCGGCCGGGCTTGTCGGTCGACGACCTGCCCGTCGTCCTGATGCCGAACGGCGCGGTGCCGCGCGGTCCGGGGGGGGGGGGGGCGGAGGTCGACCGGGCCTGCGCCCTCTACCGGTTGCCGGTCGGCATCCACCTCGTCAGCCACCAGTGCGCGGCGACGGCGAGGAGGGCACTGCGGGCGTCCTCGTGACGCCAGGGCGTGGCTGACCGGCGATTCGCGGCGGCGATCGCGTGGATGGCCTTGCCGTCCCACAACCCGCTGCGCAGGAACTCGGGATCGTTGACTTCGTCCCAGAGCCACTCGCCAAGACCTCCGTCGAGCCAGCGCGCGACGGGGGCCACGTAGCCCAGCTTGTCGCGACGCAGGCGTATCCGATCGGGCAGGACACCTCGCATCGCGTCGCGCAGCACGCGCTTGGTGAATCCGCCGCCCACCTTGCGTTGGTCGGGAAGCGAGAACGCGAGTCGTACGATCCGCCAATCGAGGAACGGCATGCGTACCTCGACGCCATGTCCCATCGAGTGCGCATCGAACGCGCGCAGGATGCGCGGGAGCGAGACGTGATGGAAGCTGCGATAGAGCGCGCCGGTGAGCGGCCCGAGCGCGTCGATGGCATCCGCCTCGGCACGCGCGTCGGCGTCGAGCGTCGCATCACGACCGCGCGCATGTTGCTCGAGATGGCCAAGCACTTCGCGCAATCGACCGCGTACCACTGGCAGCCGCCGTCCCACAGCCAGCGCTCCCGGGAGCGTCGCCGCCGCGACGAGCGCGGCGTTCGACTGGCGGTCGATCAGCCCCGGGCGATGCATGCGCCGCCACGTGTCGACGAGATCGCGCGTCCGCCATGGCTCGCGCAGCGCGCCGCGTCCGCGCAGCAGCGCGAGCGCCACGTGCAGGTGATAGCCGCCGAACAACTCGTCGGCGCCGTGGCCGTCGATGGACACCACGACGCCCTGGCGCCGCATGTCGCGATACAGCATCCATGGAGCGAGGCCGAACACGCCGACGATCTCCTCGAACTGCCAGAGGAACGCCTCGATGTCTTCCCGTGACACATCATCGGAGAACTGCCGTTCGACGGGGATGGCTCCCGCATGCGCCGCCGCGAGCCGCGCATCGTCTGTCTCGTCCTGCGCCGTGCCGGGGAAGCCGGCGATGAACGCGTGCCGCCATTCGGGCGCTTCACGCATGGTGTGACCAGCAGCATGCGCCAGGGCGAGGGCATTGACCACCGACGAGGAATCGAGTCCGCCGCTGAGCGACGTGGCGACGGGCACGTCGCCGCGCATCCGGAGCCGACACGCATCCACGAGCAGTGCGCGAAGCTCCTCGGCCTGCGCGTCAGGATCGCGGGGCGGTGTCACGAGATGGTCGAGCGTGTGCCACCAGCGCCAGCGCCGCGAGCCCTCCGGCGTGAACTCCACGCACCAGCCCGCTGGAACCATCTCCACGCCGCGCAGCAGCACACGCTCGTGGAACGTGAGCGCCAGGCGTGCGGCGACGGCGTCCATGTCGGGCGCCGCATCGAACCCGTCGAGGAGGCGGAACGCCTTCAACTCCGACGCGAACGCGACGCGGTGCGCGTCGACAGCGAGGTAGAGCGGCTTGACGCCGAAGCGATCGCGCGCGAGCAGCAGGCGGCGCTCCTGGCGATCCCAGATCGCGAGGCTCCACATGCCGTTGAAGCGCAGCAGGCAATCGGCGCCCCAGCGCTCGTACGCGGCGAGGATCACCTCCGTATCGCTGTCGCTGCGAAACCGGAAGCCGTCGTTTTCGAGCTGGCGGCGCAGCTCGACGAAGTCGTACACCTCGCCGTTGTAGGTGATGTCGTAGCGTCCGCTCTCCGATCGCATCGGCTGCGCGCCGGCGTCGGTCGTGTCGAGGATCGCCAGCCGGCGATGCCCCAGCGCCAGGCGCCCCTCGTCCAGCATGGCGATGCCTTCGCCGTCTGGCCCGCGATGCGCGACCGCGCGCAGGAACCGCGCGATGCGGCGCGGCTCGACGGGCGGCCCCTCGCGCTCCCAGATGCCGGCGATCCCGCACATGATCGATCCGTCAGGACGCGCGCGTCCGCGCGAGGTGCAGCAGCACGCCTACGGCATATGTCGCGGAGCTGTACAGGTAGTAGAGCAGGTGCAGGCCGAACGCGGCCGCGGCGAATCGCCATCCATCAGCACCGGCGAAGAAGCGATAGAGACGACGATTGAGCACCACGAGCAGCACGACCGCCGTCAGCGCGAGCGCGGCACCGGCTCGGGGCGCGACGATGGTCGTGCCGATCGCGATGACGGCACTCCACGCGACCAACGCCGACACGCGATCGCGCGTGCGCAGGTTGAGATCGTGCGCCGGCGCCTGCGTGTCGAGCAGCAGGCGCGTCCACGGGTACGCGCGATCGCGCACGTCCGTCGTCACGAGTTGACGCAGCGTCCATGTCTTGACGTGCGTGACCTGCGCCTCGCGCACGAGCCGCACGCGCAATCGGGCACGCCACAGTCGTGTGCCGAGCTCGATGTCCTCGATGCTCGGGCGCCGATAGCGCGCGGCATCGAACCCGCCGACGGCGTCGAAGGCGTCGCGCCTGATCGCGCCGAAGCCAGCCCAGAACGACGTGCTGCGTTCGTCGGCCTGCTGATGGACGAAGTGGTGCAGCAGGTTCTTGAACCGCGACGGCACACCCGGTGCCACGGGATTCGCGTCGTACGAACCGAACGCCGCCGCGAGATCGTCTTCCGTCTCGAACGCCCCGAGCAGTCTCGAGACGGCGGCGGGCGACGCAATCACGTCAGCATCGACGAACACGATGATGTCGGATGTCGTGACGGCCACGCCGGTGTTGCGCGCGGCGGCAGGGCCGGACGGCCCGTCGATGCACAACACCTCGGCGCCATGTCGTCTCGCGATCGCTGCCGTGTCGTCCGTCGACCCATTGTCGACGACGAGGATCGATGCGGCGTGCGGCCCGCTCGCGAGAGCCGATAGACAGGTGCCGAGCGTCGCCGCGGCGTTGTAGGCAGGTACGACGATGGCAGCGCTGCTC
This genomic interval carries:
- a CDS encoding TonB-dependent receptor; the protein is MAQPRLAGDACPVQGRVVDSTGLPVPGTTVLATPGGMTVADEGGRFCLTGLPPGGHVVVTVSLAGFRSDTRTVDLPASGVLPPLDVVLEPAGFRDDVVVTSTRTSRRLQDTPVRTEVVDTALMRAIGARTLADAVEYTTGVRVESNCQNCNFSQIRLLGLEGPYTQILMDGQPVVSSLAQVYGIEHIPQRLIDRIEIVKGGGSALYGSGAVGGVVNVITREPSRRGGLFESRVDVSRGLPNYSNSGSFDWVAGDQRSNGMVFFQVDDVKPLDVSGDGYTEVSRRALRTGGGRASHYMLNGRGKLSGEVTVLSEDRRGGDLLRLPPDQATIAEWVDTRRIGVSTTWFHSINPSIDYRVTLAVADTHRDSYYGTGRDPDAYGVTDNVLVVGDSQVNQYIGRHTLTWGGQATWEDLRDVQPAYDRLTDAIYRNVGVYAQDAWAFASGWELVYGVRADRHSAVDRIIASPRMALKISPSDVLNIRASVARGFRAPQAFDEDLHLSSVGGEVRFIRLDSNLREERSTNYMLGAEWRPQAGRGQALFELNGFYTGMSDMFFNREDDDPRTNAFEFLKVNKGDARVHGMEVNAGWGIGDELVLQGGLVFQRARHDQPEPNFGSLDFVRTPRRYGNLTMTWTNHRLGTLFAGLRYTGPMTVPHYAGFIAEDTLTNTPSFVTFDASVAYPVFASGGRKLTLTFAGRNLTNAYQRDVDQGPLRDSDYVYGPRFPRAVSVGLRVEF
- a CDS encoding TlpA family protein disulfide reductase — protein: MLLWLTMPARVVAQEDPQVHLARLTQAFARLDVVDMDGRRWTAADLRGRVVVVDFWATWCAPCWTEIPWLRRIHERYGDGRVRVIGVSLDTTERRTLVAWMNQRRVDWPQMWDARGYDGDLARRFGVDTLPRSLLIAPDGRVVATDLRSDRLLTAVETLLEK
- a CDS encoding zinc-dependent alcohol dehydrogenase family protein, which codes for MYATVMHAPGDVRYEQVPDPRIEKPTDAIITLSATCICGSDLWPYRGLSAQDGPAHMGHEYCGVVVEVGSEVKTVKPGQFVVGSFCLSDNTCPHCNFGFQSSCVQREFMTGAQAPFARVPLADGTLVATADMPDADMIPHMLAVSDVLGTGWYAADAAQVREGGTVVVVGDGAVGLMGVLAASQMGAERVIAMSRHAPRQRLAREFGATDIVAERGDEGVARILELTDGVGAESVLECVGMAESMEQAMGVCRPGGTIGYVGVPHGVNLDGQQLFFKQQRMLGGPAPVRRFLPDLMDRVLAGAIQPGKVFDLVLPLAEVADGYKAMDQRRAIKTMLRVD
- a CDS encoding carboxymuconolactone decarboxylase family protein is translated as MTTQRPSPATDTLAARQQAILPIAAFAAAGDIDRLNTALHQGLDAGLSVSDCREILIQLYAYAGFPRSLNALTALMQVLDARAQRGVADAPGRGPSTAIPKGDALLAAGTANQTRLVGGPVTGPVFEFAPAIDEYLKSHLFGDIFARDNLDWQNRELATVGFLSALPGAESQLQSHLRISLNVGLTVTQMQQAVRVLDERGGADNGRRAREALAKVLDAAPR
- a CDS encoding LysR family transcriptional regulator, producing MVRDELSVLAALVTVSEERSFTRAARRLGVSPSALSHAIRGLEERIGVRLLDRTTRSVAPTPAGEQFIARIGPALSDVRSAWADISGLRAEPAGRVRLVASRLAARMIVAPKLAQFAREYPDIVIDLTTTEEGRIDIVGGGFDAGIHLGEFVARDMVAIRISREQRAAIVGSPSYFTSYPRPRTPRDLTAHRCLNFRHGSAGLYHWEFDRGRKSLSVAVSGPLAVDDVDVMTVAALDGVGLAFTLEDQVAAHLASGALIRVLEDWCQPFAGYYLYHTSRRQQSPALTALIRTLRV
- a CDS encoding aldo/keto reductase; this translates as MQNRTLGNDLDVSALGFGCMGISQSYGAPLSTQEGVALIRAAVDRGVTFFDTAEVYGPFINEEVVGEALAPVRDRVVIATKFGFDVDFATRENRGVCSRPERIRQAVDGSLKRLGIETIDLLYQHRVDPDVPIEEVAGTVRTLIAAGKVRHFGMSEPGVATLRRAHTVQPVTTLQNEYSLWTRGPETNGILEACDELGIGLVPYSPLGKGFLTGAMNKDTRFGEGDFRNSVPRFAPAAMEANQALVDLLRRVGDARGATPAQIALAWLLAQRPYIVPIPGTTRLHRLEENIGAAAVELTDADLRDIDATAACIHIEGDRYAAAQLAMVGRDAAPARS
- a CDS encoding cupin domain-containing protein, which produces MNIDPSGKVARGQALLTLALCATALQATIVRTVEAQTNTSAGAQQITRAGDQASVAGPAEFFTGRVRVDPVWPANDTINASGGLVTFEPGARSAWHTHPAGQRLMVTSGVGLTQEWGKAVQVLRPGDVVWCPPGVKHWHGAAPDTAMTHLAVTGTVDGKNVNWMEKVTDEQYQSR
- the asnB gene encoding asparagine synthase (glutamine-hydrolyzing), whose protein sequence is MCGIAGIWEREGPPVEPRRIARFLRAVAHRGPDGEGIAMLDEGRLALGHRRLAILDTTDAGAQPMRSESGRYDITYNGEVYDFVELRRQLENDGFRFRSDSDTEVILAAYERWGADCLLRFNGMWSLAIWDRQERRLLLARDRFGVKPLYLAVDAHRVAFASELKAFRLLDGFDAAPDMDAVAARLALTFHERVLLRGVEMVPAGWCVEFTPEGSRRWRWWHTLDHLVTPPRDPDAQAEELRALLVDACRLRMRGDVPVATSLSGGLDSSSVVNALALAHAAGHTMREAPEWRHAFIAGFPGTAQDETDDARLAAAHAGAIPVERQFSDDVSREDIEAFLWQFEEIVGVFGLAPWMLYRDMRRQGVVVSIDGHGADELFGGYHLHVALALLRGRGALREPWRTRDLVDTWRRMHRPGLIDRQSNAALVAAATLPGALAVGRRLPVVRGRLREVLGHLEQHARGRDATLDADARAEADAIDALGPLTGALYRSFHHVSLPRILRAFDAHSMGHGVEVRMPFLDWRIVRLAFSLPDQRKVGGGFTKRVLRDAMRGVLPDRIRLRRDKLGYVAPVARWLDGGLGEWLWDEVNDPEFLRSGLWDGKAIHAIAAANRRSATPWRHEDARSALLAVAAHWWLTRWMPTGNR
- a CDS encoding glycosyltransferase, whose protein sequence is MSSAAIVVPAYNAAATLGTCLSALASGPHAASILVVDNGSTDDTAAIARRHGAEVLCIDGPSGPAAARNTGVAVTTSDIIVFVDADVIASPAAVSRLLGAFETEDDLAAAFGSYDANPVAPGVPSRFKNLLHHFVHQQADERSTSFWAGFGAIRRDAFDAVGGFDAARYRRPSIEDIELGTRLWRARLRVRLVREAQVTHVKTWTLRQLVTTDVRDRAYPWTRLLLDTQAPAHDLNLRTRDRVSALVAWSAVIAIGTTIVAPRAGAALALTAVVLLVVLNRRLYRFFAGADGWRFAAAAFGLHLLYYLYSSATYAVGVLLHLARTRAS